The genomic stretch ATGCTCGAAGGAGGCACCTCCGGGAACGAAGGCTGCGTAGAGCCCGGTGCTTCATTCTGCACACGTCGCGACCGCCGCCCGCAACGCCTCCAGGGGGTTTCCGCGCGGCACGAACTCGTGCCCGATGAAACCCCGAAAACCCGTCCCGCGGATGGCGCGCACGATGGCCGGGTAGTTCAGCTCCTGCGTATCGTCGATCTCGTGCCGACCCGGATTGCCCGCCGTATGGAAATGTCCGATACACCCGTGCGCGCGCTGGATGGTGCGGATCACGTCCCCCTCCATGATCTGCATGTGGTAGATGTCGTAGAGGAGCTTGAACCGCTCGGAGCCCACGCGCTCGCACAGCTCCACGCCCCACGCGGTGTGGTCGCATTGGTAGTCGGGATGATCGATCCGGCTGTTGAGCAGCTCCATGCACAAGGTCACGCCGACGCGCTCGGCCTCTCCCGCGATACCGCGGAGAAACTCCGCACACGCGTCGAGCCCTTGCTCGTCGTCGATGCCGCAACGATTGCCGGAGAAGACGATCAGGTTCGGCACGCCGGCCGCCGCACACGCGCGCAACCGCTCTTCGTAAGCCTCGACCAGCGAGGCGTGCGACTCACGCCGGTTGATCCCCTTCTCGATCGTGCACGGTGCGGGAGCGTTCGCCATGGCGCAGATCAACCCGTGCCGCGCCACGACCGCCCATTCGGGCGGATCGAGCAACTCGATCGACTCAAGCCCCATCGCACGCGCCTCGGCGGCGAGCGTGTCGAGAGCGAGCGCGGAGAAACACCAGCGAGAGACGGACTGACGAACAGGCGACATGCTTCGGCGAAGATGCCCCGCACAGCGATCGGCGGCGAGCCTGCTCCGCGCGTGGCCGCCGGGTCTCACGCGGTCCCGCAACCTCGCCCGCTTCACGTTCCACTCCGACACCTCACCGTACGACGACGGAAAAGGGGAGCCCTCTCGGACTCCCCTTTCCTCTGCTGCATCACCCCGTCTGGGGCGATGTTCCTGTTTTCTCTGCCCGAAATCAGTCGAGAGTGCTCACCTGACGCGCATTGTCGGTGATCGCGCGGATCTCATCCTGCGAGATATCGAGGCGGAAGTGCTCTTCCTCGGCGTTCCACTCGAGTTGCGAGAACGGAATGGAAACCAGGCTGCTGCCTACGCCCATGACTCCGCCGACGCTCACGAAGACTTCGACTTGGTCGTTCATGCCGGCGATGGCGCTCCCGAAGCTGTTGCGAGTGCGGTCGAAATCGCTCGAACTCGAACTGGTCGAGGTGCGGCCCATCGTCGACCCCGCCATAGTGCCGGTATTCGTGGTGGAAGCACCCGGCGTCGTCGCCAAGGTGCTGTCGGACCGGCGGTCGGTAGCGCGGGCTTCCTTGCCCACCACGCCGTCCAGAGCCGAACCGAGGCTGATGTCCTTCACGGAGCCGATCTTGTCGCCTCGCACGTCGACGACGTCCTTGCCGATCACGTTCTCGGCCGTGAGTCGGTTTTCCAACTCGTCGTCGGGAACGGCGCGGATCGAAGAGGTCGAAGCGGACTTGTCGTGCTTGGAGTAGTCGCCGTGCTTTTTGTCGCCGTAACGATCCTTGTCTTGGGACATGTTGGAGGTGGGAGAAGTCGGAGGCGTGGGTGTGGTCTGCGCGAGCATCGTCGCGGGCAAGACGAGCGAAACACCGAGAAGAGCTGAGGTGATGGTGGATTTCTTCATGACTTGGAGGGTTGTGTCTGTCCGGCGACGGCTCGGCCGTGCACCGCATGGTTGGTTGGGTGGTCGGCCATCGCGGAGCCGACGGTTCGGCCTGCGATGGCGTGGTCACCGGAACTTGTCGCATC from Opitutales bacterium ASA1 encodes the following:
- a CDS encoding TIM barrel protein, which translates into the protein MSPVRQSVSRWCFSALALDTLAAEARAMGLESIELLDPPEWAVVARHGLICAMANAPAPCTIEKGINRRESHASLVEAYEERLRACAAAGVPNLIVFSGNRCGIDDEQGLDACAEFLRGIAGEAERVGVTLCMELLNSRIDHPDYQCDHTAWGVELCERVGSERFKLLYDIYHMQIMEGDVIRTIQRAHGCIGHFHTAGNPGRHEIDDTQELNYPAIVRAIRGTGFRGFIGHEFVPRGNPLEALRAAVATCAE